The Deinococcus taeanensis genome has a window encoding:
- a CDS encoding MarR family winged helix-turn-helix transcriptional regulator, whose protein sequence is MTHDAGDLLRRITRLHTAVQQRAASCCGIQSLTRCQLLTTLGREGPLTLADLARRLGADKGWLSRNVDDLVQGGLVDKQPHPADRRAVTLTLTPEGQAQFQALNTELCSQSARLLSRVPPEEQAGVLRALEVLADALEAEYAVQLGPSCTAT, encoded by the coding sequence ATGACCCACGACGCCGGTGACCTCCTGCGCCGCATCACCCGCCTTCACACGGCCGTTCAGCAGCGCGCCGCCAGCTGCTGCGGCATTCAGAGCCTCACGCGGTGCCAGCTTCTGACCACCCTCGGCCGTGAAGGCCCCCTGACCCTGGCCGACCTCGCGCGCCGTCTGGGGGCCGACAAGGGCTGGCTCAGCCGGAACGTCGATGACCTGGTGCAGGGCGGCCTGGTCGACAAGCAGCCCCACCCGGCCGACCGGCGGGCCGTCACCCTGACGCTCACCCCGGAGGGACAGGCCCAGTTTCAGGCCCTGAACACCGAACTGTGCAGCCAGTCCGCCCGACTGCTCAGCCGCGTTCCCCCGGAGGAACAGGCGGGCGTGCTGCGGGCGCTTGAAGTCCTGGCTGACGCGCTGGAAGCCGAATACGCCGTTCAGCTCGGGCCGTCATGCACCGCGACGTGA
- the arsN2 gene encoding arsenic resistance N-acetyltransferase ArsN2 — MIEALLTAAGLPLDGVQAHLPGFVLAFRGEQGAGVAGIERHGVHGLLRSVAVRADQRGQGTGQALTSEMIRRAREAGLERLVLLTTTADGFYSRFGFSCLAREDLPPCVFASPGLQGACPASAVVMQLTLNAGVSR; from the coding sequence GTGATCGAGGCGCTGCTGACCGCTGCGGGGCTTCCCCTGGACGGTGTTCAGGCACATCTGCCCGGGTTCGTGCTGGCATTCCGCGGCGAACAAGGGGCGGGTGTCGCGGGAATCGAGCGTCATGGGGTCCATGGCCTGCTGCGCTCCGTGGCAGTGCGCGCAGATCAACGGGGGCAGGGCACAGGTCAAGCCCTGACCAGCGAAATGATCCGGCGGGCCCGTGAGGCGGGCCTTGAACGCCTGGTGCTGCTGACCACCACGGCAGACGGGTTTTACTCGAGGTTCGGCTTCAGCTGCCTCGCGCGCGAAGACCTGCCACCCTGCGTCTTCGCCTCTCCCGGACTTCAGGGCGCCTGTCCAGCGTCAGCCGTCGTCATGCAGCTGACGCTGAATGCCGGGGTGTCCCGGTGA